One Glycocaulis abyssi DNA window includes the following coding sequences:
- the uvrB gene encoding excinuclease ABC subunit UvrB: MGQAEFVRDVVPAGIHDALKLPANWTPHRPDRPDKSEGGRTFQMVSDFEPSGDQPTAIAELVEGLSQNERDQVLLGVTGSGKTFTMAKIIEATQRPALILAPNKTLAAQLYGEFKSFFPHNAVEYFVSYYDYYQPEAYVPRTDTYIEKESSINEAIDRMRHAATRAILERDDVIIVASVSCIYGIGSVETYTAMVFDLKVGDVSDPREIMRQLTSLQYTRNDAAFTRGTFRVRGDVLEIFPAHYDARAWRVSFFGDEIESIAEFDTLTGKAVAALEKVRVYANSHYVTPRPTLNQAITHIKAELAERLEWMEANNKLLEAQRLAQRVQFDIEMLEATGSCNGIENYSRYLTGRKPGEPPPTLFEYIPENALVFTDESHVTIPQLGAMYKGDFSRKRTLAEHGFRLPSCMDNRPLKFEEWEAMRPQTIHVSATPGSWELDKTGGVFTEQVIRPTGLIDPPVEVRPVAREGFSQVDDIIDEARKTAAAGYRTLITTLTKRMAEDLTEYMHEQGLKVRYMHSDVDTVERIELIRDLRLGVYDVLVGINLLREGLDIPECGLVGILDADKEGFLRSETSLVQTIGRAARNADARVILYADSVTGSMQRAMDETSRRRDKQIAHNEAHGITPRTIVRGISDVLEGVMEKTAAGRGSRSRQRSADRLTAREEQAKFEPNNLKAVIADLEKRMREAAANLEFEEAARLRDEIKALGE; this comes from the coding sequence ATGGGCCAGGCGGAGTTTGTGCGCGATGTGGTGCCGGCCGGCATTCATGATGCGCTGAAACTGCCTGCCAACTGGACCCCGCACCGCCCGGACCGGCCCGACAAGTCCGAGGGCGGGCGCACCTTCCAGATGGTCAGCGATTTCGAGCCCTCCGGCGACCAGCCAACCGCCATTGCCGAGCTGGTGGAGGGTTTGAGCCAGAACGAGCGTGATCAGGTGCTCCTCGGCGTAACGGGTTCCGGCAAGACCTTCACCATGGCCAAGATCATCGAGGCGACGCAGCGCCCGGCTTTGATCCTGGCGCCCAACAAGACGCTCGCCGCGCAGCTTTACGGGGAGTTCAAGAGCTTCTTCCCCCACAATGCGGTGGAGTATTTCGTCTCCTATTATGACTACTACCAGCCGGAAGCCTATGTGCCGCGCACCGACACCTATATCGAGAAGGAATCCTCGATAAACGAGGCCATCGACCGGATGCGCCACGCCGCGACGCGGGCGATCCTGGAGCGCGATGACGTGATCATCGTGGCGTCGGTCTCCTGCATTTACGGCATCGGCTCGGTGGAGACCTACACCGCCATGGTGTTCGACCTGAAGGTGGGCGATGTATCCGATCCGCGCGAGATCATGCGCCAGCTCACGAGCCTGCAATACACGCGCAATGACGCCGCCTTCACGCGCGGCACGTTCCGGGTGCGCGGCGATGTGCTGGAGATCTTCCCCGCCCACTATGATGCGCGGGCCTGGCGGGTCAGCTTCTTTGGCGACGAGATCGAGAGCATTGCCGAGTTCGACACCCTCACCGGCAAGGCGGTGGCGGCGCTGGAGAAGGTGCGCGTCTACGCCAACTCCCACTATGTCACCCCGCGCCCGACGCTCAATCAGGCGATCACCCATATCAAGGCGGAGCTGGCCGAGCGGCTGGAATGGATGGAGGCCAATAACAAGCTGCTCGAAGCCCAGCGCCTCGCCCAGCGCGTGCAGTTCGATATCGAGATGCTCGAAGCCACAGGCAGCTGCAACGGCATCGAGAATTATTCGCGCTACCTGACGGGCCGCAAGCCCGGCGAGCCGCCGCCCACCCTCTTTGAATACATCCCGGAGAACGCCCTCGTCTTCACCGATGAGAGCCATGTGACGATCCCGCAGCTCGGCGCGATGTACAAGGGCGACTTCAGCCGCAAGCGCACGCTCGCCGAGCACGGCTTCCGCCTGCCCTCCTGCATGGATAACCGCCCCCTCAAATTCGAGGAATGGGAGGCGATGCGCCCGCAGACCATCCACGTCTCGGCGACGCCCGGCAGCTGGGAGCTGGACAAGACCGGCGGCGTCTTCACCGAGCAGGTGATCCGCCCCACCGGCCTCATCGACCCGCCCGTGGAGGTGCGCCCCGTCGCCAGGGAAGGCTTCAGCCAGGTTGATGACATTATCGATGAGGCCCGCAAAACGGCCGCTGCCGGGTATCGCACCCTCATCACCACGCTTACAAAACGCATGGCCGAAGACCTCACCGAATACATGCACGAGCAGGGCCTGAAAGTGCGCTACATGCACTCTGATGTGGACACGGTGGAGCGCATCGAGCTGATCCGGGATTTGCGCCTTGGCGTCTATGACGTGCTGGTGGGCATCAACCTGCTCCGCGAGGGGCTGGACATCCCGGAATGTGGCCTCGTGGGCATTCTCGATGCCGACAAGGAGGGCTTCCTGCGCTCCGAGACGAGCCTGGTACAGACCATTGGCCGCGCGGCGCGGAATGCCGATGCGCGCGTCATCCTCTATGCGGACAGCGTGACCGGCTCCATGCAGCGCGCGATGGATGAAACCAGCCGCCGCCGCGACAAGCAGATCGCCCATAATGAGGCGCACGGCATCACCCCGCGCACGATTGTGCGCGGCATTTCCGATGTGCTCGAAGGCGTGATGGAGAAGACGGCGGCGGGCAGGGGCTCACGCAGCCGCCAGCGCTCGGCAGATCGCTTGACCGCCCGTGAGGAACAGGCAAAGTTCGAACCCAACAACCTCAAGGCGGTCATCGCCGACCTTGAAAAACGCATGCGCGAGGCCGCCGCCAATCTCGAATTCGAGGAAGCGGCAAGGCTAAGGGACGAGATCAAGGCGCTGGGGGAGTAG
- a CDS encoding lipocalin family protein yields the protein MYRHALFACLAGLFAAACQPPSGRDANAPPLQTVENVEIERYLGRWFEIARYDHRFERGCAGVTADYALRDDGLIDVTNTCYQGGLDGPVETANGRARIADEATNAQLEVSFFGPFWGDYWIIDLAGDYSWAIVSEPEGRYLWILSRTPQIDEDTLGDRLAWLEAQGFDTAMLIMVEQWESAEDVRG from the coding sequence ATGTACCGCCACGCCCTTTTCGCCTGCCTTGCCGGTCTTTTCGCAGCCGCCTGCCAGCCGCCCTCCGGCCGCGATGCCAATGCCCCGCCCTTGCAGACGGTGGAGAATGTAGAGATCGAGCGCTATCTGGGCCGCTGGTTCGAGATTGCCCGCTATGACCATCGCTTCGAGCGTGGCTGCGCAGGCGTGACGGCCGACTATGCCCTGCGTGATGACGGCCTCATCGATGTCACCAATACCTGCTACCAGGGCGGGCTGGACGGCCCGGTGGAAACCGCCAATGGCCGCGCGCGCATCGCCGACGAGGCAACGAACGCGCAGCTGGAAGTCTCCTTCTTCGGCCCGTTCTGGGGCGATTACTGGATCATCGATCTGGCCGGCGATTATAGCTGGGCCATCGTCTCGGAGCCTGAGGGGCGCTATCTGTGGATCCTCTCACGCACCCCCCAGATAGACGAGGACACGCTTGGCGACCGCCTCGCCTGGCTGGAAGCACAAGGCTTCGACACCGCCATGCTGATCATGGTGGAGCAATGGGAGAGCGCGGAGGATGTGAGGGGGTAG
- a CDS encoding sensor histidine kinase, which produces MAKGAIREGLARTGQIVRAGTGSLGGRLLALTIVYVLTASMLIFFPSAANFRNNWLGERANAAHLAAIAAELAEDNLSEEAVRELLDGADAIAVARITGGATELVLGADTGNAPLLDEDQTRRRPLREMAAVINTFTGPEDRLVVLTAIPQTRPDERILVILPEAPLREALIGFSARLFWFALFASLVTGALIYLALLVMFVGPMRQLSLSMTRFQENPSDAGRVLSPSQRHDEIGEAERALAAMQADILAAIRQRERLASLGLAVARINHDLRNVFASAQLVSDRLAASKDERTAAMGQRLVRAIGRGIRLCSDVLDYGRSAETRPELQPVALAPLLDEVAGELVPAGEGVIWENMIAPEIAVMGDRDMLHRLFGNLIRNAITAMKGRDPARLSVSAEVSGDEVHVTLADTGPGIPPAVQARLFEPFSSGGGEGSTGLGLSITRELAGLMEGAITLQSTGPEGTVFVVSLKGAG; this is translated from the coding sequence TTGGCCAAAGGGGCAATCAGGGAGGGACTGGCGCGCACCGGGCAGATCGTCCGGGCGGGTACAGGTTCGCTTGGCGGGCGCCTGCTGGCGCTGACCATCGTCTATGTGCTGACAGCCTCGATGCTGATTTTCTTCCCGTCGGCGGCCAATTTCCGCAATAACTGGCTGGGCGAGCGCGCCAATGCCGCGCATCTGGCCGCCATTGCTGCGGAGCTGGCCGAAGACAATCTCTCCGAAGAGGCGGTGCGCGAGCTGCTGGACGGGGCGGACGCCATCGCCGTGGCGCGCATAACCGGCGGCGCGACGGAGCTGGTGCTGGGCGCCGATACCGGCAATGCGCCCCTGCTGGACGAGGACCAGACACGGCGGCGCCCCCTTCGCGAGATGGCCGCCGTAATCAACACCTTCACCGGGCCAGAGGACCGGCTGGTCGTGCTGACCGCCATTCCCCAGACCCGGCCCGATGAGCGCATTCTGGTCATCCTGCCCGAAGCGCCCTTGCGTGAGGCGCTGATCGGGTTTTCCGCGCGCCTGTTCTGGTTTGCGCTGTTTGCCTCTCTGGTCACGGGCGCGCTCATCTATCTGGCGCTGCTTGTCATGTTTGTCGGGCCGATGCGCCAGCTATCGCTGTCCATGACGCGGTTTCAGGAAAACCCGTCCGATGCCGGCCGTGTGCTGTCGCCTAGCCAGCGCCATGACGAGATCGGCGAGGCGGAGCGCGCTCTGGCCGCCATGCAGGCCGATATTCTGGCCGCCATCCGTCAGCGCGAAAGGCTGGCGAGCCTGGGTCTCGCCGTGGCGCGGATCAATCACGATCTCAGGAACGTGTTTGCCTCTGCCCAGCTGGTTTCTGACCGGCTGGCGGCCAGCAAGGATGAGCGCACCGCCGCGATGGGCCAGCGCCTGGTGCGTGCCATCGGGCGCGGCATCCGGCTATGTTCCGATGTGCTCGACTATGGCCGCTCGGCCGAGACCCGGCCCGAATTGCAGCCCGTTGCGCTTGCCCCCCTTCTCGACGAGGTCGCGGGTGAGCTGGTACCGGCAGGCGAAGGCGTGATCTGGGAGAACATGATTGCGCCGGAGATCGCCGTGATGGGCGACCGCGACATGCTGCACCGCCTGTTCGGCAATCTGATCCGCAATGCCATCACGGCCATGAAGGGGCGCGATCCGGCCCGGCTGAGCGTCAGCGCCGAAGTCAGTGGTGATGAGGTGCATGTCACGCTGGCCGATACCGGGCCGGGCATTCCCCCGGCGGTTCAGGCACGCCTGTTCGAGCCCTTCTCCTCCGGCGGTGGCGAGGGCAGTACGGGCCTTGGCCTGTCGATCACGCGCGAGCTCGCCGGGTTGATGGAGGGCGCCATCACCCTGCAATCAACCGGGCCGGAGGGGACGGTGTTTGTGGTCAGCCTGAAGGGTGCGGGCTAG
- a CDS encoding DNA methyltransferase, with product MRLQFNEVRARAAEFAREWKDAHYEKGETQSFYNEFFESFGIRRRRVASFEERVKLLNNKSGFIDLFWPGTLLVEQKSAGRSLEAAYKQALDYCDGLKPEQFPRYILLSDFQTFELYDLETREHTAFALADLPSHVEKFGFIMGVEKRSFKDQDPVNIVAAELLGKLHDSLKANGYEGHDLEQFLVRLLFCLFADDTGIFQRGIFEDLIRDFTREDGSNVGGFINEAFEVLNTPEDRRQANISAELNQLPYVNGELFAERLPTPYFTAAMREELITLCEFSWEKISPAIFGSLFQSVMDGAERRKAGAHYTTEKNIMKVIGPLFLDDLRSQFEHLKGLKREREKRLRAFHDRLASLHFLDPACGCGNFLVIAYRELRQLELEVLLALAAEERDAEGQLQRKLDVTGLSRVDVDQFAGIELFEFPARIAETAMWMMDHIMNNALSQAFGQVYARIPLKKSPVIRHGDALEVDWADVLPPDQCDYVLGNPPFIGAKYQSAEQRQQVRALAGLGGSGGTLDYVCAWFIKAGAYVNAGGKRAHIGFVSTNSITQGEQVAQLWPILFDRYRLEISFAHRTFAWGSDAAGKAHVHVVIIGLAPRGAEPAEKRLFSYDHVNGEPLESRHGALSPYLFDAGGLADPHTVVEESSTSLSGMPKVIIGSKPIDGGHYIFDEAGRDTFLRNEPGAARFMRPFVGAEEFINGRKRWILSLHTASPSELKAMPQVMERIALVRETRLASKSLPTQKLADTPTLYHVNVIPDRPFLVLPEVSSERRHYAPIGWLEPPVIPSNLVRVIADATLAHFAVLTSAMHMAWLREVGGRLESRYRYSIGIVYNTFPWPDLSDKARAQLEASGQAILDARAAFPDATLADLYDPVTMPPALRKAHRDNDRAVDRLYRREAFGSDRERVEHLFMLYERLKNPVIAATKDKPKRRRRKAG from the coding sequence ATGCGTCTTCAGTTCAACGAGGTCCGGGCGCGCGCAGCGGAATTTGCCCGTGAATGGAAGGATGCCCATTATGAGAAGGGCGAGACTCAATCCTTCTACAATGAGTTCTTCGAGAGTTTCGGCATTCGCCGCCGCCGCGTGGCGAGCTTTGAGGAGCGGGTAAAGCTTCTCAACAACAAGAGCGGCTTCATTGACCTGTTCTGGCCGGGCACGCTTCTGGTGGAGCAGAAGAGCGCAGGCCGGTCGCTGGAAGCGGCCTACAAGCAGGCGCTGGATTATTGTGACGGGCTGAAGCCGGAGCAGTTCCCCCGCTACATCCTCCTGTCGGACTTCCAGACGTTCGAGCTTTACGATCTGGAGACGCGCGAGCACACCGCCTTCGCGCTGGCCGACCTGCCCAGCCATGTCGAGAAGTTCGGCTTCATCATGGGTGTGGAGAAGCGCAGCTTCAAAGATCAGGACCCGGTCAACATCGTGGCGGCCGAACTTCTGGGCAAGCTGCACGATTCCCTGAAAGCCAATGGCTATGAGGGGCATGATCTGGAGCAATTCCTTGTCCGGCTGCTCTTCTGCCTGTTTGCCGACGATACCGGCATTTTCCAGCGCGGGATTTTCGAGGATCTGATCCGCGATTTCACCCGTGAGGACGGCTCCAATGTCGGCGGCTTCATCAATGAAGCCTTCGAAGTGCTCAACACGCCGGAGGACAGGCGGCAGGCCAATATCAGCGCAGAGCTGAACCAGCTGCCTTATGTGAACGGGGAATTGTTCGCAGAGCGCCTGCCAACGCCGTATTTCACGGCGGCTATGCGTGAGGAACTCATCACGCTTTGCGAGTTCAGCTGGGAGAAGATCAGCCCGGCGATTTTCGGCTCGCTCTTCCAGTCGGTGATGGATGGGGCGGAGCGCCGCAAGGCGGGCGCGCACTACACCACCGAAAAGAACATCATGAAGGTGATCGGCCCGCTCTTCCTTGATGATCTGCGTAGCCAGTTCGAACATCTCAAAGGGCTGAAGCGCGAGCGGGAAAAGCGCCTGCGCGCCTTCCATGACAGGCTGGCAAGCCTGCACTTTCTCGATCCGGCTTGCGGGTGCGGCAATTTCCTTGTCATCGCCTATCGCGAACTGCGCCAGCTGGAATTGGAGGTGCTGCTGGCATTGGCGGCAGAGGAACGCGACGCGGAAGGCCAGCTTCAGCGCAAGCTGGATGTAACGGGTCTGTCCCGCGTGGATGTCGACCAGTTTGCCGGGATCGAGCTGTTCGAGTTTCCCGCCCGCATTGCCGAAACGGCGATGTGGATGATGGACCACATCATGAATAATGCGCTCAGCCAGGCCTTCGGGCAGGTCTATGCGCGCATTCCCTTGAAGAAATCGCCCGTCATCCGCCATGGCGACGCGTTGGAGGTGGACTGGGCAGACGTGCTGCCGCCAGACCAGTGCGACTATGTGCTGGGCAACCCGCCTTTCATTGGCGCGAAATACCAGAGCGCAGAGCAGCGCCAGCAGGTGCGCGCGCTTGCAGGCCTTGGCGGGTCGGGTGGCACGCTCGATTATGTGTGCGCGTGGTTCATCAAGGCAGGGGCCTATGTGAATGCCGGGGGCAAGCGCGCCCATATCGGTTTCGTGTCTACCAATTCCATCACGCAGGGCGAACAGGTGGCCCAGCTCTGGCCCATACTGTTTGACCGGTACAGGCTGGAGATCAGCTTTGCCCACCGCACTTTCGCGTGGGGCTCGGACGCCGCCGGTAAAGCCCATGTCCATGTGGTGATTATCGGGCTGGCTCCGCGAGGGGCAGAACCGGCGGAAAAGCGCCTGTTCAGCTATGATCATGTCAATGGCGAGCCGCTGGAAAGCCGCCATGGCGCGCTTTCGCCCTACCTTTTTGACGCGGGCGGTCTGGCCGATCCGCACACGGTGGTGGAGGAAAGCTCAACCTCGCTTTCGGGCATGCCGAAAGTGATTATCGGCTCCAAACCCATCGATGGAGGCCACTACATTTTCGACGAAGCAGGGCGCGATACGTTCCTGCGCAACGAGCCCGGAGCAGCGCGCTTCATGCGCCCATTTGTGGGGGCGGAAGAATTCATCAATGGGCGCAAGCGCTGGATATTGTCCTTGCACACAGCATCCCCTTCAGAATTGAAGGCGATGCCGCAGGTCATGGAGCGTATTGCGCTGGTGCGGGAGACGCGGCTGGCTTCCAAGAGCCTGCCGACGCAGAAGCTGGCAGATACGCCAACGCTTTATCACGTGAATGTCATTCCCGACCGCCCGTTTCTCGTCCTGCCGGAGGTCAGTTCGGAGCGGCGCCACTATGCGCCCATTGGATGGCTGGAGCCTCCTGTAATCCCCAGCAATCTCGTCCGTGTGATTGCCGACGCCACGCTTGCCCATTTCGCCGTCCTGACGAGCGCCATGCATATGGCATGGTTGCGAGAAGTAGGCGGTCGGCTGGAGAGCCGGTATCGCTACTCCATCGGCATCGTCTACAACACCTTCCCTTGGCCGGACCTCTCCGATAAGGCCAGGGCGCAACTCGAAGCGTCCGGGCAGGCCATACTCGATGCGCGCGCGGCGTTTCCGGACGCGACGCTGGCAGATCTCTATGATCCCGTCACTATGCCGCCCGCTTTGCGAAAAGCGCACCGCGATAATGACCGCGCCGTGGACCGGCTCTATCGCCGGGAAGCGTTCGGCTCTGACCGCGAGCGGGTGGAGCATCTCTTCATGCTCTATGAGCGGCTGAAAAACCCCGTCATTGCCGCCACCAAGGACAAGCCAAAGCGCCGCCGCCGCAAGGCGGGGTGA
- a CDS encoding response regulator: protein MSTILRKVLQGFGVRTVIEVRDAADAFESMRSANPDVALVDYALGDVDGLEFTRLVRTASDSPNKYLPIIMVTGHTDRTRIMEAINAGVNEYLAKPVRPVDLYNRMVALIERPRRFIKSGSYFGPDRRRRTDPRYPGPFRRATDKENMNPEDEVDFG, encoded by the coding sequence ATGTCCACCATCCTGCGCAAGGTGCTGCAGGGTTTTGGCGTGCGCACCGTGATCGAGGTGCGCGATGCGGCGGACGCGTTTGAATCCATGCGCTCGGCCAATCCCGATGTGGCGCTCGTTGACTATGCGCTGGGCGATGTGGACGGGCTGGAGTTTACCCGGCTGGTGCGCACCGCGTCGGACAGCCCGAACAAATACCTGCCCATCATCATGGTCACCGGCCATACCGACCGCACCCGCATCATGGAAGCCATCAATGCGGGCGTGAACGAGTATCTGGCAAAGCCCGTGCGCCCGGTCGATCTCTATAACCGCATGGTGGCGCTGATCGAGCGGCCGCGCCGCTTCATCAAGTCGGGCAGCTATTTCGGCCCGGACCGCCGCCGGCGCACCGATCCGCGCTATCCGGGGCCGTTCCGCCGCGCGACCGACAAGGAAAACATGAACCCCGAAGACGAGGTCGATTTCGGGTAG
- a CDS encoding NAD(P)/FAD-dependent oxidoreductase yields the protein MSRETIRADLCIIGAGAAGLVTAAGAAMLGRKVVLFEAGEMGGDCLNYGCVPSKAILSAAHAAHSVRSAAKLGVKAGEPQIDFAAVMDHVRKAIADIEPNDSQERFEGLGVRVIREWARFTSADTVESDSFCVKAKRFVIASGTRARIPSIPGLDTLPYLTNETIWQLDALPAHLFILGAGPIGCELGQAFARLGSNVTIVEAGTALGAFEPEHVAVLREALAADGVRLIEETGVERFSGEAGAITAHLAGGESINASHVLVAAGREPVTDTLGLEAAGIEADARGIVCDDKLRTANRRVYAAGDIAGKGALTHLAGWHGSVILRNLYYGVPTKQSSNPIPGCVYTSPGLAQIGLTETKAREAHGDKVSVVSWPFADNDRAIAEGDTAGGVKLVLGKGGKLLGVHVAGARSDDIAALAAITMAKGGTVRDLTSPVLAYPTRGEAIKRAAGKHFEPVVFGPFAKAWAGLLSALH from the coding sequence ATGAGCCGGGAAACGATCAGGGCCGATTTATGCATTATCGGCGCAGGCGCGGCCGGGCTCGTCACGGCGGCGGGCGCGGCCATGCTGGGGCGCAAGGTGGTGCTCTTTGAAGCGGGCGAGATGGGCGGGGATTGCCTGAACTATGGCTGTGTCCCGTCCAAGGCGATCCTCTCTGCCGCCCACGCAGCCCACTCCGTGCGCTCGGCGGCGAAGCTGGGCGTGAAGGCGGGTGAGCCACAAATCGATTTTGCCGCCGTGATGGATCATGTCCGCAAGGCGATTGCCGATATCGAGCCCAATGACAGCCAGGAACGCTTTGAGGGGCTGGGCGTGCGCGTGATCCGTGAGTGGGCGCGCTTTACCTCGGCAGACACGGTGGAAAGCGACAGTTTCTGCGTGAAGGCGAAACGCTTCGTTATCGCGTCCGGCACGCGTGCGCGCATCCCCTCCATTCCGGGTCTGGATACCCTGCCCTACCTTACCAATGAGACGATCTGGCAGCTCGATGCCCTGCCCGCCCATCTGTTCATTCTGGGTGCCGGGCCGATTGGCTGCGAGCTGGGGCAGGCGTTTGCCCGCCTCGGATCGAACGTGACCATCGTGGAGGCCGGCACCGCGCTTGGCGCGTTCGAGCCGGAGCATGTGGCGGTCTTGCGCGAGGCGCTGGCCGCCGATGGCGTGCGCCTGATCGAGGAGACGGGCGTTGAACGCTTTTCCGGCGAGGCGGGCGCCATCACCGCGCATCTGGCGGGCGGCGAGAGCATTAATGCCAGCCATGTGCTGGTCGCCGCAGGGCGCGAACCCGTCACCGACACGCTGGGTCTGGAGGCTGCGGGCATTGAGGCCGATGCGCGCGGGATTGTCTGTGACGACAAGCTGCGCACCGCCAACAGGCGCGTTTACGCCGCGGGCGATATCGCCGGAAAGGGCGCGCTGACCCATCTCGCCGGCTGGCACGGCTCGGTCATCCTCAGAAACCTCTATTACGGCGTGCCGACGAAACAGTCCTCCAACCCGATACCAGGATGCGTCTATACCAGCCCCGGTCTGGCGCAGATCGGCCTGACTGAGACCAAGGCGCGCGAGGCGCATGGCGACAAGGTGTCTGTCGTCTCCTGGCCCTTCGCCGACAATGACCGCGCGATTGCCGAGGGCGATACCGCAGGCGGGGTGAAGCTGGTGCTTGGCAAGGGCGGCAAGCTCTTGGGCGTGCATGTGGCAGGCGCGCGCAGCGACGATATCGCCGCGCTGGCCGCCATCACCATGGCCAAGGGCGGCACGGTGCGTGATCTGACCAGTCCCGTCCTTGCCTATCCGACGCGCGGCGAGGCTATAAAACGGGCAGCAGGCAAACATTTCGAGCCTGTGGTATTTGGACCCTTCGCGAAGGCGTGGGCCGGGTTATTGTCCGCGCTGCACTGA
- a CDS encoding tetratricopeptide repeat protein, with the protein MHQDSIIEYRDEIVKVSPNPESVALYHVWQSHPSLANALRTLDHIEVGGSVDLYVGPLKQIMNSPEASKPSRQLAHDIFHKKRSILDWNNNLVEYNIKALKNLIQESPRSPLFYIEKARNHYLLGQDSSAKADLQVALGLAPYSRQILRPFTRFAAHHSEDLMEEALHRLRHAPTLRFDPWLMSAEISLSSRLGVAPEMTGAARKMADSREISARSLTELRAAVGTFDLVDKQKRKGKRYLRSSIVGANGNSISQYAWAYQNGLIIPDEDGIVENFSRDHEASFYLAVREKRWNDALSCLKEWRSFEPTSNYIASTGSYIASSICGNYTAGLEFCEHYLQYYPDDKGILNNKVVALCHLGRVEEAKPLFIRSQYHSDIQRENIISMATAGLIHYRAGNPELGGEMYKKSVDSAIKQKQKMQAVRASIHWLYEETRACGVMLSYLNETLDKIDKKINKLVSVKGDNDFIIDIWNAYKERMLDGATYTERGRPSKQIQNLSNLIQSLD; encoded by the coding sequence ATGCATCAAGATTCAATTATAGAGTATAGGGATGAGATAGTTAAAGTCTCGCCGAATCCAGAGTCGGTTGCGCTATACCATGTCTGGCAGAGCCACCCGTCACTTGCGAACGCTTTGCGTACGCTTGACCATATAGAAGTTGGTGGAAGCGTCGATTTATATGTCGGTCCACTAAAGCAGATAATGAATTCGCCTGAAGCGAGCAAGCCTTCTAGACAGCTGGCGCATGATATTTTTCATAAAAAGAGATCAATTCTGGATTGGAATAACAATCTAGTAGAATACAACATAAAGGCACTTAAAAATCTTATACAGGAAAGCCCCAGGTCACCGCTATTTTATATAGAAAAAGCTAGAAACCATTATTTACTCGGGCAAGATTCTAGCGCGAAAGCAGATTTACAAGTTGCCTTAGGGTTGGCGCCATATAGCAGGCAAATTCTGCGCCCCTTCACTCGATTCGCAGCGCACCACAGTGAAGACCTGATGGAGGAGGCGCTACACCGTCTCAGGCACGCCCCTACTCTAAGATTCGACCCATGGTTGATGTCTGCCGAGATATCTCTTTCGAGTCGGTTGGGAGTTGCACCCGAAATGACAGGTGCGGCGCGAAAGATGGCTGACTCCCGTGAAATTTCGGCGAGGAGCCTCACCGAGCTACGTGCCGCAGTTGGCACTTTTGATCTCGTTGACAAACAAAAGCGAAAGGGAAAGCGCTACCTTCGTAGTTCCATTGTTGGCGCAAATGGGAACTCCATATCCCAGTATGCATGGGCCTACCAAAACGGATTAATTATACCAGATGAAGACGGCATTGTTGAAAACTTCTCGCGCGATCACGAGGCGTCATTTTATCTCGCTGTCCGAGAGAAGCGCTGGAACGATGCGCTTTCTTGCTTGAAGGAGTGGCGCAGTTTTGAACCCACGTCAAATTATATAGCAAGCACAGGATCATATATAGCATCTTCAATTTGCGGCAATTATACAGCTGGCTTAGAGTTTTGTGAGCATTACCTACAATACTATCCGGATGATAAGGGCATACTAAACAATAAAGTTGTAGCTCTTTGCCATCTTGGACGTGTAGAAGAAGCTAAACCACTCTTCATCCGATCACAATACCACTCTGATATTCAAAGAGAAAATATTATTTCAATGGCAACAGCAGGATTGATACATTATCGCGCGGGGAATCCTGAGTTGGGAGGGGAGATGTATAAAAAATCGGTGGATTCCGCAATTAAACAAAAGCAAAAAATGCAAGCAGTTAGGGCAAGCATACATTGGCTTTATGAGGAAACACGCGCTTGCGGAGTTATGCTTTCTTATCTCAATGAAACGCTGGATAAGATAGATAAGAAAATAAATAAATTAGTTTCAGTTAAAGGGGATAACGACTTCATTATCGATATATGGAACGCGTATAAAGAAAGGATGCTTGATGGCGCTACTTATACAGAGCGCGGGCGCCCTTCAAAGCAAATTCAAAACTTATCCAACTTGATACAAAGCCTTGATTAA